The following are encoded in a window of Chloroflexota bacterium genomic DNA:
- a CDS encoding DegV family EDD domain-containing protein: MTSPDFRRPVAVVTDSSACLPPDEVERLRIGVAPMVLVWHGQELRDGVDISQAEFWQRLTTDPELPTTSTMAPGEYEGVLEDAAAWARAAVCVCLPRPISTMAEAAHLAAGRIADRLPVHIVEAGGAGMAAGFPALLAARAAAGGAAATEVVETAERAAAHSAIVAVLDSLSYLARGGRVPGIVARVADALPSTFVLRFGDSTIGVRARFGSRARAVRGLVHHVSKEAQRATYVGITVHHGSDEAEAHELAAHVQRIIRPDDLFVTGFTPVMGAHVGPGLIGLAYCALPA; this comes from the coding sequence GTGACGAGCCCTGACTTCCGGCGACCGGTCGCGGTCGTCACCGACTCCAGTGCCTGCCTGCCGCCCGACGAGGTCGAACGGTTGCGCATCGGCGTGGCGCCCATGGTTTTGGTGTGGCATGGGCAGGAGCTGCGCGACGGCGTCGACATCTCGCAAGCGGAGTTCTGGCAGCGCCTGACCACCGACCCCGAGCTGCCCACGACGAGCACGATGGCGCCGGGCGAATACGAGGGCGTGCTGGAGGACGCGGCGGCCTGGGCTCGCGCGGCGGTATGCGTGTGTCTGCCGCGACCCATCTCGACAATGGCCGAGGCGGCCCACCTCGCGGCGGGGCGCATCGCCGACCGGCTGCCCGTCCATATCGTCGAAGCCGGCGGCGCCGGCATGGCGGCGGGCTTCCCCGCGTTGCTGGCCGCGCGCGCGGCGGCCGGGGGCGCGGCGGCGACCGAGGTGGTGGAGACGGCGGAGCGGGCGGCGGCGCACAGCGCGATCGTCGCGGTGCTCGATTCGCTGTCCTACCTCGCCCGCGGCGGACGGGTTCCCGGAATCGTGGCGCGCGTGGCGGACGCCCTGCCGTCGACCTTCGTGCTGCGCTTCGGGGACAGCACGATCGGCGTGCGGGCGCGCTTCGGGTCGCGCGCGCGGGCGGTGCGGGGCCTGGTGCACCACGTGTCAAAAGAGGCGCAGCGCGCGACGTATGTCGGCATCACGGTGCACCACGGCTCGGACGAAGCGGAGGCACACGAGCTGGCGGCGCACGTGCAGCGCATCATTCGGCCCGACGACCTCTTTGTGACGGGCTTTACGCCGGTGATGGGGGCGCACGTCGGGCCGGGGCTCATCGGGCTGGCGTACTGCGCGTTGCCCGCGTGA
- a CDS encoding glycerate kinase produces the protein MDAYTRPHRAFTGGRTLDSKLRAQLVEIGRAGIAAVDPAAAVTAMVRADAEALHVGDTALPWAGIDRVVILGAGKASARMAVALEAQLGDRVGGGLVIVKDGHGAPTATVEIVEASHPYPDERGERAAGRLLALAQQAGPRDVLLCCISGGGSCLTPAAAPGVSLEALQQLTDQLLRSGATINAINAVRKHLSVIHGGRLAAAAHPARVVALILSDVVDNPLDVIASGPTVPDPTTYADALRELDTHGLRETAPAPIREHLQRGAAGREVESPKPGDARLAGVRNVIIADNALAAQAAVQAARERGFDALHVTSAVEGEAREFALTLAGTARDIARHGRPVNRPGCVVFGGETTVTVRGEGTGGRNQEMALAAAIALEGTTGAAVMALATDGTDGPTSAAGGLVDGGTVARARAAGIDAARALDDNDSHAFLSAAGDLIETGPTHTNVNDLYVAVGW, from the coding sequence GTGGATGCGTACACTCGACCGCACCGCGCATTTACCGGGGGCCGGACGCTGGATTCGAAGCTGCGCGCGCAGCTAGTGGAGATCGGGCGCGCGGGGATTGCCGCCGTGGACCCGGCAGCGGCGGTGACGGCCATGGTGCGCGCCGACGCCGAGGCGCTGCACGTCGGCGACACGGCCCTGCCGTGGGCGGGAATCGACCGCGTCGTGATCTTGGGCGCGGGTAAGGCGAGCGCCCGAATGGCGGTGGCCCTCGAAGCGCAACTGGGCGACCGCGTCGGCGGCGGGCTCGTCATCGTCAAGGACGGCCACGGGGCGCCGACGGCCACCGTCGAGATCGTGGAGGCGTCCCACCCCTATCCCGACGAGCGGGGTGAGCGCGCGGCGGGTCGCCTGCTGGCATTGGCGCAGCAAGCCGGCCCGCGCGACGTCCTGCTGTGCTGCATCTCGGGCGGCGGGTCGTGCCTCACGCCCGCGGCGGCGCCGGGCGTATCGCTCGAGGCGCTGCAGCAGCTCACCGACCAGCTGCTGCGCAGCGGCGCGACAATCAATGCCATCAACGCGGTGCGCAAGCATCTCTCGGTGATTCACGGCGGGCGGCTGGCGGCGGCGGCGCACCCGGCGCGAGTGGTGGCGCTGATCCTGAGCGACGTCGTGGACAATCCGCTGGACGTGATTGCCTCGGGGCCAACGGTGCCGGACCCGACGACCTATGCCGACGCGCTACGGGAGCTGGACACCCACGGTTTGCGCGAGACCGCGCCCGCGCCGATCCGCGAGCATCTCCAGCGCGGCGCGGCGGGACGGGAAGTGGAGAGTCCCAAGCCCGGCGACGCCCGGCTCGCGGGCGTGCGCAACGTGATCATCGCCGACAACGCGCTGGCGGCGCAGGCGGCTGTGCAGGCGGCGCGCGAGAGAGGCTTCGACGCGCTGCACGTCACGTCGGCGGTGGAAGGGGAAGCCCGGGAATTCGCGCTGACACTGGCGGGGACGGCCCGGGACATCGCCCGCCACGGGCGGCCGGTGAACCGGCCGGGATGCGTGGTGTTCGGCGGCGAGACCACGGTGACCGTGCGCGGCGAGGGCACGGGCGGCCGCAACCAGGAGATGGCCCTGGCGGCGGCCATCGCCTTGGAGGGGACGACGGGCGCGGCGGTGATGGCGCTGGCGACCGACGGGACCGACGGCCCGACGAGCGCCGCCGGCGGCCTGGTCGACGGCGGGACGGTGGCGCGCGCGCGCGCCGCGGGCATCGATGCCGCCCGCGCCCTGGACGACAACGACTCGCACGCGTTCTTGTCGGCCGCCGGCGACCTGATTGAAACGGGGCCCACGCACACGAACGTCAACGACCTCTACGTTGCGGTTGGCTGGTAG
- a CDS encoding LysM domain-containing protein, translating into MSQEPAPPPDVEWVKVSGPDALAPLDRHWIRLLRVALLAAAVLIAWRILAWQEDSYQLAAAGAPAAQTNAGSMVTAPPIPETPVPTAVPVVVISPTPTPTIAPTPTPTAPPTPTPKTHTVRPGEYLSVIAGFYGVSMGAILELNNIPDPDNLPIGQVLLLPPDAEVPAEAELPATYIVQPGETLSTIAVALGVTVEELIAANDIPDPNNIFVGQELNVPGGGS; encoded by the coding sequence ATGTCGCAAGAACCTGCGCCGCCTCCCGACGTCGAATGGGTGAAGGTTTCCGGCCCGGACGCGCTGGCGCCGCTGGACCGGCATTGGATTCGCCTCTTGCGCGTGGCGCTGCTGGCCGCGGCCGTGCTCATTGCCTGGCGCATCCTGGCGTGGCAGGAAGACTCCTACCAGCTCGCCGCCGCCGGGGCGCCGGCCGCGCAGACGAATGCCGGGTCCATGGTCACCGCGCCGCCGATTCCCGAGACGCCGGTGCCGACGGCCGTGCCGGTGGTGGTGATCTCACCCACGCCCACGCCGACGATAGCGCCCACGCCCACACCAACCGCGCCGCCCACGCCCACGCCCAAGACGCATACGGTCCGGCCGGGGGAGTACCTGTCGGTAATCGCCGGCTTCTACGGCGTGAGCATGGGCGCGATTCTGGAGCTCAACAACATCCCGGACCCCGACAATCTGCCGATTGGGCAGGTGCTGCTCCTGCCCCCGGACGCGGAAGTGCCCGCCGAGGCCGAGCTCCCGGCGACGTATATCGTGCAGCCCGGCGAAACGCTGAGCACCATTGCCGTGGCGCTGGGCGTGACGGTTGAAGAGTTGATTGCCGCCAACGACATCCCGGACCCCAACAACATCTTCGTCGGGCAGGAGCTCAACGTGCCGGGCGGCGGGTCGTGA
- a CDS encoding AtpZ/AtpI family protein: MGLLRAAALALQFGSLVGAMFIVGILGGRWLDERLDLSPLFLLVGLMLGLVGSAYVFYRIMSALSRGDR, from the coding sequence ATGGGCCTGCTGCGCGCGGCGGCGCTGGCACTCCAGTTCGGCTCGCTGGTCGGGGCAATGTTCATTGTGGGCATCCTCGGGGGTCGGTGGCTCGATGAGCGGTTGGACCTCAGCCCGCTCTTTTTGCTTGTGGGATTGATGCTCGGTCTCGTCGGCTCGGCCTACGTCTTCTACCGGATCATGTCCGCGTTGTCGCGCGGGGATCGCTAG
- the atpB gene encoding F0F1 ATP synthase subunit A has product MAAVNPPPVDAIRFAGNGEELAPHISAAAEPLGHFGPFTFTNSMLMMFITMALLLVVAWLASRRIRQDPEGALVPEGLQNAAEAVVEFLDELVQSTVGKTYAQRLLPIGATFFIFILVANWFSLIPGIGTIWLVVPDPHDPAHEIAAPIFRPATADINMTLALAILAFLVIHGSGIRAHNPVGHIKEMSQVALLAPVFILIELFVVISLSFRLFGNLFAGEVVLNGPILAGFALGHIPLIGVVFLVLELLFGLVQAVIFFMLSMVFTGQAVAESGHEAH; this is encoded by the coding sequence ATGGCCGCCGTTAATCCACCTCCGGTCGACGCCATCAGGTTCGCCGGAAACGGCGAGGAGCTTGCTCCTCACATCAGCGCGGCGGCCGAGCCCCTGGGCCACTTTGGGCCCTTCACGTTCACCAACTCCATGCTGATGATGTTCATCACCATGGCCCTGCTGCTGGTGGTGGCCTGGCTGGCGTCGCGGCGGATCCGCCAGGATCCGGAGGGGGCGCTGGTGCCCGAAGGCCTGCAAAATGCGGCCGAGGCGGTGGTCGAGTTCCTCGACGAGCTAGTGCAGTCGACGGTGGGCAAGACATACGCCCAGCGCCTGCTGCCGATCGGGGCCACCTTCTTCATCTTCATCCTGGTCGCCAACTGGTTCAGCCTGATCCCGGGCATCGGCACCATCTGGCTGGTGGTCCCGGACCCGCACGACCCGGCGCACGAGATCGCCGCGCCGATCTTCCGACCGGCGACCGCCGACATCAACATGACGCTGGCGCTGGCGATTCTGGCGTTCCTCGTCATCCACGGCTCGGGCATCCGGGCGCACAATCCAGTGGGCCACATCAAGGAGATGTCCCAGGTCGCGCTGCTGGCGCCGGTGTTCATCCTCATCGAGCTGTTCGTGGTCATTTCGCTGTCGTTCCGACTCTTCGGCAACCTGTTTGCCGGGGAGGTAGTGCTGAATGGACCGATCCTGGCGGGATTCGCGCTGGGGCATATCCCGCTGATCGGGGTCGTGTTCCTGGTACTTGAGTTACTGTTCGGGCTGGTTCAGGCCGTAATCTTTTTCATGCTCAGCATGGTGTTCACGGGACAAGCCGTGGCTGAGTCGGGTCACGAGGCGCACTAG
- a CDS encoding ATP synthase F0 subunit C translates to MEEAANLAPLGAGLAIGIGAIGPGLGIGLGVQAAMNAIGRNPEAAGDIRNTMIVGLGLAEAIGIYAFIIGILLAFG, encoded by the coding sequence ATGGAAGAAGCTGCAAACCTGGCACCGTTGGGCGCCGGGTTGGCAATTGGCATCGGCGCCATTGGGCCGGGCCTGGGAATCGGTCTTGGGGTGCAGGCGGCCATGAACGCCATCGGTCGTAATCCAGAGGCCGCCGGCGACATCCGCAATACGATGATCGTGGGTCTCGGCTTGGCCGAGGCCATCGGCATCTACGCGTTCATCATCGGCATCCTTTTGGCGTTCGGCTAG
- the atpF gene encoding F0F1 ATP synthase subunit B: MDGLINSLGISGWNILFQLVSFVIFLYLMRRLLFGPITQMLRRRRERISESLQEAESLRGQVERERAEFQAELADAQAEAQRIRDEAARSAEALRTREVERAREEAERLRSDARAEIDRSRAQVREELRQETAELVLSATASVLDRSIDDPEHRRLVQEALADVDGGAR, translated from the coding sequence ATGGACGGGTTAATCAACTCACTGGGGATCAGCGGCTGGAACATTCTCTTCCAGCTGGTGAGCTTCGTGATTTTCTTGTATCTGATGCGGCGTCTGCTGTTCGGACCGATCACGCAGATGCTGCGCCGGCGCCGCGAGCGGATCAGCGAGAGCCTGCAGGAGGCGGAATCGCTGCGGGGGCAGGTCGAGCGCGAGCGAGCGGAGTTTCAGGCCGAGCTCGCCGACGCCCAGGCCGAAGCCCAGCGGATCCGCGACGAGGCCGCCCGCAGCGCCGAGGCGCTGCGCACCCGCGAAGTCGAGCGCGCGCGCGAGGAAGCGGAACGGCTGCGCAGTGACGCCCGCGCGGAGATCGACCGATCGCGGGCGCAGGTCCGCGAGGAGCTCCGCCAAGAAACGGCGGAGCTGGTGTTGAGCGCGACGGCCAGCGTGCTGGATCGCTCCATCGACGATCCCGAGCACCGCCGCCTGGTGCAGGAAGCCCTGGCGGACGTCGACGGGGGCGCCCGGTGA
- the atpH gene encoding ATP synthase F1 subunit delta: MRQGAAARRRRARTYVQVVVAAAQREDSWDDWESDLRTLRAIADDDSVRGFLENPGTPLAERLDLVDRVARSSVSVNGLGLLHVLVTSRDVDALPEIERGFLRVADRERRMDRVHVTTAAPLQDTETEELRQRLAQPGRRLHLTTTTDPALLGGFVVRRGDNVLDLSVRARLQSLGRALR; encoded by the coding sequence GTGAGACAGGGCGCAGCCGCGCGCCGACGCCGCGCCCGCACCTACGTGCAGGTCGTGGTCGCCGCAGCGCAGCGCGAGGACTCCTGGGACGACTGGGAGAGCGACCTGCGTACGCTGCGGGCCATTGCCGATGACGACTCCGTGCGGGGGTTTCTCGAGAACCCGGGGACGCCGCTGGCCGAGCGACTGGACCTGGTCGACCGCGTGGCCCGGTCTTCCGTGAGCGTGAACGGCCTCGGGCTGCTGCACGTGCTGGTGACGAGCCGGGACGTGGACGCGCTGCCGGAGATCGAGCGCGGGTTCTTGCGCGTCGCCGACCGCGAGCGCCGCATGGACCGCGTGCACGTGACCACGGCGGCGCCGTTGCAGGACACCGAGACGGAAGAGTTGCGCCAGCGGCTGGCCCAGCCGGGCCGCCGGCTGCACCTCACCACCACGACCGACCCCGCCCTGTTGGGCGGCTTCGTGGTGCGACGCGGCGACAATGTTTTGGATTTGAGCGTGCGCGCCCGGCTGCAATCGCTGGGCCGAGCGTTGCGCTAG
- the atpA gene encoding F0F1 ATP synthase subunit alpha, which produces MSISPQEIADALRREIEGFQASAQQANVGNVLEVADGVAQVTGISECLAGELLEFPGGVMGMALNLEEDTVGAVILGDYLTIEEGDEVRTTGRVAEVPVGPEMLGRVVNALGEAVDGKGPITASDTDVIEKVAPGVALRQDVDTPVQTGIKAIDAMIPIGRGQRELIIGDRQIGKTAIALDTIINQRGGDLICIYCAIGQKESAVAQVVALLQEYGALEHTIVVAATASQPAAQQYIAPFAACTMGEYFRDRGQDALVIFDDLTKHAWAYRQVSLVLRRPPGREAYPGDVFYLHSRLLERSARMHDDQGGGSLTALPIIETQEGDVSTYIPTNVISITDGQIYLEADLFNGGIRPAINAGLSVSRVGGDAQIRAMKQVAGQLRLGLAQYREVAAFAQFASDLDRATRNQLERGERLTELLKQQQFVPAPIEEQVCIIHAGTSGAVDAVPTDKVADFEQELLDFLRSGHAELLGRIRESKELGDDDEAALDAAIADFSANTFSGRAAMAGS; this is translated from the coding sequence ATGTCTATCAGCCCGCAAGAAATCGCAGACGCCCTACGGCGAGAGATCGAGGGTTTTCAGGCCAGCGCCCAGCAGGCCAACGTGGGCAACGTGCTCGAGGTCGCCGACGGCGTCGCGCAGGTCACGGGCATCTCCGAGTGCCTGGCGGGCGAGCTGCTGGAGTTTCCCGGCGGCGTGATGGGCATGGCGCTCAACCTGGAAGAAGACACCGTGGGCGCGGTGATCCTCGGCGATTACCTGACCATCGAGGAAGGCGACGAGGTGCGCACCACCGGCCGCGTGGCCGAGGTGCCCGTGGGACCCGAGATGCTGGGGCGCGTGGTGAACGCGCTGGGCGAAGCGGTTGACGGCAAGGGGCCGATCACCGCCAGCGACACGGACGTGATCGAAAAGGTGGCGCCCGGCGTGGCGCTGCGCCAGGACGTGGACACGCCGGTGCAGACGGGCATCAAGGCCATCGATGCCATGATTCCGATCGGCCGCGGCCAGCGCGAGCTCATCATCGGCGACCGCCAGATTGGCAAGACCGCCATCGCCCTGGACACGATCATCAACCAGCGCGGCGGCGACCTGATTTGCATCTACTGCGCCATCGGCCAGAAGGAAAGCGCCGTGGCGCAGGTGGTGGCCTTGCTACAGGAATACGGCGCGCTGGAGCACACCATCGTCGTGGCCGCCACCGCCAGCCAGCCGGCGGCGCAGCAGTACATCGCGCCGTTTGCGGCCTGCACCATGGGCGAATACTTCCGCGATCGCGGCCAGGACGCGCTGGTGATCTTCGACGACCTCACCAAGCACGCCTGGGCCTATCGCCAGGTGTCGCTGGTGCTGCGCCGCCCACCGGGTCGCGAGGCCTACCCGGGCGACGTGTTCTACCTGCACTCACGGCTGTTGGAGCGGTCGGCTCGCATGCACGACGACCAGGGCGGCGGATCGCTGACGGCGCTGCCGATCATCGAGACGCAGGAAGGGGACGTGAGCACCTACATCCCCACCAACGTCATCTCGATTACCGACGGGCAGATTTACCTGGAAGCCGACCTGTTCAACGGCGGCATCCGACCGGCCATTAACGCCGGGCTGTCTGTGTCGCGGGTGGGCGGCGACGCGCAGATTCGCGCCATGAAGCAAGTGGCCGGGCAGCTGCGGCTAGGCCTGGCGCAGTACCGCGAGGTGGCGGCGTTTGCGCAGTTCGCCTCCGACCTTGACCGCGCCACGCGCAACCAGCTCGAACGCGGGGAGCGCTTGACGGAGCTGCTGAAGCAGCAGCAGTTCGTGCCGGCGCCGATCGAGGAGCAGGTCTGCATCATTCACGCGGGCACCTCCGGCGCGGTGGATGCCGTGCCAACCGACAAGGTCGCGGACTTCGAGCAGGAGCTGCTCGACTTCCTGCGCTCGGGCCACGCCGAGCTCTTGGGCCGAATTCGAGAGTCGAAGGAATTGGGCGACGACGACGAGGCCGCGCTGGACGCGGCGATCGCCGACTTCTCGGCCAACACGTTCTCGGGCCGCGCCGCGATGGCCGGCAGCTAG
- the atpG gene encoding ATP synthase F1 subunit gamma yields MANPLELRRRIRSVENTRQITRAMQLVAASRMRRAQDAADAARPYAQEVLGLMQQLVAATGDDLLPPMLRTRPVEHSAYVVMTTNRGLCGALNTNVVRQAMEDIEESRASAEVSVIVIGRRGRTSLARLVPMQAAFTDISDRPTAADIIPIARMVMDGYLAGDFDEVQIVYPEFVNTLTQRPKSLRLLPVVLPEDSDPRDADVIFEPDPATVLEALVPRFIETVLYETLLELTASEHSARMVAMRAATENASELIDALGLTYNKLRQAKITSEIIDIASGANALAQRA; encoded by the coding sequence ATGGCCAACCCGCTGGAGCTGCGGCGCCGCATTCGGAGCGTCGAAAACACCCGGCAGATCACCCGGGCCATGCAGCTCGTGGCGGCGTCGCGCATGCGCCGCGCGCAAGACGCGGCGGACGCCGCGCGACCCTATGCCCAAGAGGTGCTCGGGCTGATGCAGCAGCTCGTGGCGGCCACCGGCGACGACCTGCTGCCGCCGATGCTGCGAACGCGACCCGTGGAGCACTCCGCCTACGTGGTGATGACGACGAACCGCGGACTGTGCGGCGCGCTCAACACCAATGTCGTCCGACAGGCGATGGAAGACATCGAGGAGTCGCGGGCCAGCGCGGAAGTGTCGGTAATCGTGATCGGTCGGCGCGGGCGCACGTCGCTGGCGCGGCTGGTGCCCATGCAGGCGGCCTTCACCGACATTTCGGACCGGCCGACCGCGGCGGACATCATCCCCATTGCCCGGATGGTGATGGACGGCTACCTGGCGGGCGACTTCGATGAGGTCCAGATCGTGTACCCGGAATTCGTGAACACGCTGACGCAGCGACCGAAATCGCTGCGCCTGCTGCCCGTCGTGCTGCCGGAGGACTCCGATCCCCGCGACGCCGACGTGATCTTCGAGCCGGACCCGGCCACGGTGCTCGAAGCGCTGGTGCCTCGGTTCATCGAGACGGTGCTCTACGAGACGCTGCTCGAGCTCACGGCCAGCGAACACAGCGCGCGCATGGTGGCGATGCGCGCGGCCACGGAGAACGCCAGCGAGCTCATCGACGCCCTGGGGCTCACCTACAACAAACTGCGGCAAGCCAAGATCACCAGCGAGATCATCGACATCG